A region of Coccinella septempunctata chromosome 5, icCocSept1.1, whole genome shotgun sequence DNA encodes the following proteins:
- the LOC123313998 gene encoding uncharacterized protein LOC123313998: protein MNIFVIDKTNFDYDFLIGLDCIKSFYLTQNENLEINQRNPIRHVTISKEIMNEKYEEHGSSKAVESKIDMNGGEYLINFNENIETKHFEIHVNHLNYDQQSIIDELIQLNLSVFAKDKYDVGTVSGYEAHIDLLEEKYCSKRPYRCTIEDKKEIEQQIAKLLDKKLESYSPFAAPVTLALKRDENKRSRLCIDFRDLNKIVVPQSQPFPLIEDLTEKTRDCREHLELNVDDMVFVENGNRLNRKKLDELRIGPYEIVEKLSLSIKALQRRIHKADYKVPEKWFKNLSQTAVPEEVRIVLGLGSKFSVPLDHKEINIKDLIADVESILDLVEGDRRDTLRAKITSIITGHLHKNKNNIRATDNIGRLYKTTKNFLRTNDHLVVLDSDKGSVTVLMSRADYLQKMYSIVDTDDFKKISRDPTTTIQNKTNKIISTLVDQNILSKEAAKSMKSYNSVSPRMNGNPKVHKENVPMRPIVSDVQGPTCKLSNYIAQILTEAYDQDNAYYVKDSFDFSCKINNFELPPDYVVISLDVVNLFGNISKELVLKAIEFHWDKIEACCNISKEYFKEIITFLLESGYFMFDGSFYLQMFGCIMGSRLSPILSLYVMDYVLNFCIPRLTFTLAFIKKYVDDLIISLPSTETEEILQVFNSFDPKLKFTIETEDCYNSVPFLDTRVCRVDYKIKLDWYRKTTSAGNFIHFLSDHPISIKLNFIKEQKNRIYKICDPTFRDGSMKRLFDLLVENAYPKTMLKKLLYSASTLPLAESPTHPDMVEETEVVKYRSIPNIPYLTYKIKNCFKDYNEKVKIVAQCKKKVANLYSKLKDRIPKEIKSNVVYELECADCHETYIGQTSQWLRNRMNLHKSDIRTNNLRCALSVHANKYTHSVDFNNVKILDTNINYKKRCILEMIHIQTQKSKINKKTDTQGLSPIYAYLLELSNKPFFDCPVDE, encoded by the exons atgaatattttcgttATAGATAAAACAAACTTCGATTATGATTTTCTGATTGGTTTAGATTGTATAAAGAGTTTCTATTTaacacaaaatgaaaatttagaaattaatCAAAGAAATCCAATAAGACATGTTACTATTTCTaaagaaataatgaatgaaaaatatgaagaacacggTTCTTCAAAAGCTGTTGAAAGTAAAATTGATATGAATGGAGGTGAATATTTGATCAATTTCAATGAGAACATCGAGACAAaacatttcgaaattcatgTCAATCACCTGAACTATGATCAGCAATCAATAATAGATGAACTGATACAACTAAATTTATCTGTTTTTGCAAAAGACAAGTACGATGTGGGCACGGTATCGGGTTATGAAGCACATATTGATCTACTCGAAGAAAAATATTGCAGTAAGAGGCCATATCGCTGTACAATCGAAGATAAGAAAGAAATTGAACAGCAAATTGCCAAGTTGCTGGACAAAAAACTCGAATCGTACAGTCCTTTCGCAGCTCCAGTAACATTAGCGTTAAAAAGGGACGAAAACAAAAGATCAAGACTGTGTATAGACTTTCGAGACCTAAATAAAATAGTGGTTCCTCAGTCTCAACCATTCCCGCTAATCGAAGATCTAACTGAAAAAACGAGAGATT GTCGTGAACATCTTGAACTCAATGTTGATGACATGGTGTTTGTTGAAAATGGAAACAGATTAAATAGGAAGAAACTTGACGAACTGAGAATTGGACCATATGAGATTGTCGAAAAACTATCGCTATCGATTAAAGCACTACAGAGAAGAATACATAAAGCAGACTATAAAGTTCCAGAGAAATGGTTCAAGAATTTGTCCCAGACAGCAGTACCTGAAGAGGTTAGAATAGTCCTTGGTTTGGGTTCCAAATTTAGCGTCCCTTTAGACCACAAAGAAATAAACATCAAAGACCTAATAGCAGACGTTGAGAGCATTTTAGACTTGGTGGAGGGAGATAGAAGAGACACTTTGAGAGCTAAGATAACGAGCATTATAACCGGTCATctacataaaaataaaaataatattcgtGCGACAGACAACATAGGAAGGCTATATAAGACAACTAAAAACTTTTTGAGAACTAATGACCACCTTGTAGTTCTCGACAGTGACAAAGGTTCGGTGACTGTTCTTATGAGTAGGGCGGATTATCTTCAGAAAATGTACTCAATTGTTGACACTGACGATTTCAAAAAGATTTCTAGAGACCCAACAACTACTATCCAGAATAAAACCAACAAAATCATATCCACACTTGTAGACCAAAATATACTAAGTAAAGAAGCTGCAAAATCAATGAAGTCATATAATTCAGTGAGCCCTAGAATGAACGGAAATCCCAAAGTACATAAAGAAAATGTCCCAATGCGACCAATCGTGTCTGATGTACAGGGTCCCACATGTAAACTTTCAAATTATATTGCACAAATCCTAACAGAAGCCTATGACCAGGATAATGCATATTATGTAAAAGATTCGTTCGACTTTTCCTGCAAAATTAACAATTTTGAATTACCCCCAGATTATGTGGTGATATCACTTGACGTAGTCAACCTATTTGGCAACATATCAAAAGAGTTGGTACTGAAAGCAATAGAATTCCATTGGGACAAGATTGAGGCATGCTGcaacatatcaaaagaataCTTCAAGGAGATAATCACCTTCCTCCTGGAATCAGGTTACTTCATGTTCGATGGCAGTTTCTATTTGCAGATGTTTGGGTGCATTATGGGATCCAGACTTAGCCCGATCTTGTCATTATATGTGATGGACTATGTACTCAACTTCTGTATACCTAGATTAACATTCACACTtgcatttataaaaaaatatgtggACGACCTAATAATATCCCTACCATCAACGGAAACTGAGGAGATATTGCAAGTTTTCAACAGCTTCGACCCTAAGTTGAAGTTCACGATTGAGACAGAAGATTGTTATAACTCGGTTCCGTTCTTAGATACCAGGGTATGCCGAGTGgattataaaataaaattagattgGTATAGAAAGACGACTTCTGCAGGaaattttatacattttttatCTGACCATCCAATAAgtataaaattaaatttcattaaaGAACAAAAAAACAGGATTTATAAAATCTGTGATCCAACATTCAGAGATGGAAGCATGAAAAGACTGTTTGATCTTTTGGTTGAGAATGCCTATCCTAAAACAATGTTGAAAAAACTTCTGTATTCTGCTTCAACGTTGCCTTTGGCTGAAAGTCCAACACACCCTGATATGGTGGAAGAAACAGAAGTTGTTAAATATAGAAGCATCCCGAATATCCCTTACCTTACCtacaaaattaaaaactgttttAAAGATTATAATGAAAAAGTGAAAATAGTGGCACAGTGTAAAAAGAAAGTGgcaaatttatattcaaaactAAAGGACCgtataccaaaagaaattaaatCTAATGTGGTGTACGAACTGGAATGTGCTGACTGTCATGAAACCTACATAGGTCAAACCTCTCAGTGGCTTAGAAATCGCATGAACTTACATAAAAGTGATATAAGAACAAATAACCTGAGATGTGCATTGTCTGTTCATGCTAATAAGTACACACATAGTGTTGATTTTAATAACGTAAAAATTTTAGAtacaaatataaattataaaaaaagatGTATACTAGAAATGATCCACATACAAActcaaaaaagtaaaattaacaaaaaaacggACACGCAGGGACTAAGTCCAATATATGCATATCTTCTAGAACTTTCTAACAAACCATTTTTCGATTGTCCAGTTGATGAATGA